The following nucleotide sequence is from Dyella sp. BiH032.
ATGTCCGCCGCGGCGAGATCCTGGGCGTGGTCGGCGGCTCCGGCACGGGCAAGTCGGTCCTGCTGCGCACGATCGTCGGCCTGCGGCGCCCCACGTCCGGGCGCGTGCAGGTGTTCGGCCAGGACCTGCTCGACCTTCCGCCGGAACGCCGCTCGCGGATCGAACGCCGCTTCGGCGTGCTGTTCCAGAACGGCGCGCTGTTTTCCTCGCAGAATGTCGTGGAGAACGTCGCCATGCCGCTGATCGAGCATGCCGGTCTGAAGCGTCCGGATGCCGAAGCACTGGCCGAGGTGAAGCTTGCGCTGGCCGGATTGCCGCAGGGTACTGGCGCGAAGTACCCGTCCGAACTCTCCGGCGGCATGGTGAAGCGCGCCGCGCTCGCGCGTGCCCTCGCGCTGGATCCGGAGATCCTGTTCCTCGACGAGCCGACCGCCGGCCTGGATCCGATCGGCGCGGCGGCATTCGACCAGTTGATTCTGACCCTGCGCGACGCGCTCGGCCTGACGGTCTTCCTGGTCACGCACGACCTCGACACGCTCTACACGATCTGCGACCGCGTCGCCGTGCTGTCGCAAAAGAAAGTGCTGGTCTGCGACCGCCTGGACGTCGTCGCGGAAACCGACGACCCCTGGGTCCGATCCTACTTCCACGGCCCCCGCGGCCGCGCGGCCCTGCAGGCCTCGGAAGCAACGCGAGAGGTGAAGTGAGATGGAAACGCGCGCCCATCATGTGCTGATCGGCCTGTTCACGGTGGTGGTCGTGACGGCTGCCCTGCTGTTCGGGCTGTGGCTGGCCAAATCCAGCACGGACCGCCAGTTCGCCGAGTACCAGGTGGTCTTCAACGAGGCGGTCACCGGACTCTCCCAGGGCGGAGCCGTGCAGTACAACGGCATCAAGGTGGGTGACGTCGCCCAGCTCAAGCTCGATCCGCAGGATCCGCGCCGCGTACTGGCCCGCATCCGGGTCGGCGCGGACACGCCCATCAAGCAGGACACCCACGCCAAGCTTGCGCTGACCGGCGTCACCGGCATGGCGGTGATCCAGCTCAGCGGCGGTTCGCCGAACAGCCCGCCGCTGACCTCGCCGACCGGCGGACTGCCGGTGATCGTCGCCGACCCATCGCCGCTCAGCAAACTGCTCGCCAACGGCGAGGACGTGATTACCAACATCAATGAGGTCGTCTCGCGCGCCAGCCAGCTGATGTCCGAGGAGAACGTCGCGCGCATCAGCCGCACGCTGGATCATCTGGACAAGGCCACGGGCGCAGTCGCCGACCAGCGCGAGGACATCCGCGCCCTGATCAGCCAGCTGGCGGTGGCCAGCAAGCAGGCCAGCGCCACGCTCGCGCAGACCGAACAGCTCGCGCGCAGCGCCAATGGCCTGGTCGACCAGCAGGGCCGGGCGACTCTGGAAAGCGCGCGCAACGCGATGGCCTCGCTGGAGCGCTCCACCGCCGCCATCGATCGCCTGCTCAACGACAACCGCGCTGCCCTCAACGGCGGCATGCAGGGCCTGGGCGAGCTGGGCCCGGCCGTGCGCGAACTGCGCGATGCCGCAGGCTCGCTGCGCGGCATCACCCGCAAGCTCGACGACAACCCGGCCGGCTTCCTGCTCGGCCGCGACCGCAGCAAGGAGTTCGTGCCATGACGACCACCGCCCGCCGCGCGCTGCTTCTGGCGGCCATGCTCGCCACCGCCGCCTGCTCGGTGTTGCCCAAAGCCGAGTCGCCGGACATCTACCGCCTGCCGTCCGCGCCGCTGCCCCAGGCACCGGCTGGCGCGGTGAACTGGTCCCTGCGCGTGGATACGCCGCAGGCCGAACGCATGCTCGACAGCGCCCGCATCGCCGTCTTCCCGCAGGGGGATGTGGTGAGCGTGTACAAGGGCGCGCGCTGGAGCGACCGCGTGCCGGTACTGCTGCGCAACCGCCTCCTGGAAGCATTCCGGAACGATGGCCGCGTCACCGCGCTCAGCAGCGACGACACGAACCTGCAGGCCGATTACGTGCTGAGCGCGGACCTCACCTCCTTCCAATCGGAGTACCGCGGCAAAGAACCTGTGGTCGTAGTGCGGTATGACGCGCGACTGGTGCGCAACACCGGCCTGAAGATCGTCGCGGCCAAGCGCTTCGAGGTCGTGCAACCGGTGAGCGGCACCGCCGTACCGCAGGTGGTGGCGGCCTTCGGCCAGGCCGGCGACGCGCTTGCGGCCCAGGTCGTGAGCTGGACGCTGGAGCAACGCGCGGAACTGCAAGGCTCGCGCTAATGAAGACGCCGCGGCCCGCTCAGCGGCGCGGTGCGATCCAGCGGAATGTCAGGTTGATCCGCGGCCCCGCGGGCGCCTTGGTGCGGGGCAGCGCGTGCTGATAGTGGCGCTGTGTTTCACCCGCCATGCGCAGCAGGCTTCCATGAGGCAGCTCGATGCCTTGCACTGAGCGCCGGACCGCGTCCTTCGCGCGGGGGCGCAGGCAGAAGCGGCGTTCCGCGCCAAGGCTCACCGAGGCGATCACGGGCCGGGGGCCGAGCTCGGGTTCGTCGTCGCTGTGCCAGCCCATCGCGTCCTGGCCATCGCGATAGAGATTGGCCAGCACACTATTGAACCGTGCGTCGCAAGCCTGCTCGGCGCGCTGGCGCAGATCAGCCAGGGCATCGGTCCACGGGCGAGGCTCGAAGCGGGTGCGCGAGTAAACATAGGTGGCGTCGGGATCGCCGACCCAGCAGCTCAGGCGCGGCGAATCCACCTCGTGC
It contains:
- a CDS encoding ATP-binding cassette domain-containing protein, with amino-acid sequence MSAVPVEHPDEAIIQVRGLVNRFGTQAVHEHLDLDVRRGEILGVVGGSGTGKSVLLRTIVGLRRPTSGRVQVFGQDLLDLPPERRSRIERRFGVLFQNGALFSSQNVVENVAMPLIEHAGLKRPDAEALAEVKLALAGLPQGTGAKYPSELSGGMVKRAALARALALDPEILFLDEPTAGLDPIGAAAFDQLILTLRDALGLTVFLVTHDLDTLYTICDRVAVLSQKKVLVCDRLDVVAETDDPWVRSYFHGPRGRAALQASEATREVK
- a CDS encoding MlaD family protein, producing METRAHHVLIGLFTVVVVTAALLFGLWLAKSSTDRQFAEYQVVFNEAVTGLSQGGAVQYNGIKVGDVAQLKLDPQDPRRVLARIRVGADTPIKQDTHAKLALTGVTGMAVIQLSGGSPNSPPLTSPTGGLPVIVADPSPLSKLLANGEDVITNINEVVSRASQLMSEENVARISRTLDHLDKATGAVADQREDIRALISQLAVASKQASATLAQTEQLARSANGLVDQQGRATLESARNAMASLERSTAAIDRLLNDNRAALNGGMQGLGELGPAVRELRDAAGSLRGITRKLDDNPAGFLLGRDRSKEFVP
- a CDS encoding ABC-type transport auxiliary lipoprotein family protein encodes the protein MTTTARRALLLAAMLATAACSVLPKAESPDIYRLPSAPLPQAPAGAVNWSLRVDTPQAERMLDSARIAVFPQGDVVSVYKGARWSDRVPVLLRNRLLEAFRNDGRVTALSSDDTNLQADYVLSADLTSFQSEYRGKEPVVVVRYDARLVRNTGLKIVAAKRFEVVQPVSGTAVPQVVAAFGQAGDALAAQVVSWTLEQRAELQGSR
- a CDS encoding alpha-ketoglutarate-dependent dioxygenase AlkB: MSLFGGSPAEWQSFSLPGADLRLLPQWLAAAEADALLEELRRSIPWEVHRIRIFGHEVDSPRLSCWVGDPDATYVYSRTRFEPRPWTDALADLRQRAEQACDARFNSVLANLYRDGQDAMGWHSDDEPELGPRPVIASVSLGAERRFCLRPRAKDAVRRSVQGIELPHGSLLRMAGETQRHYQHALPRTKAPAGPRINLTFRWIAPRR